A stretch of the Streptomyces sp. NBC_00654 genome encodes the following:
- a CDS encoding 2,3-butanediol dehydrogenase, producing the protein MKAARYYDRGDIRIEDVPEPAVRPGTVGIDVAYCGICGTDLHEYLDGPIFVPPAGHPHPVSGEAAPVTLGHEMSGTVYAVGEGVEGVKPGDRVVVEPYILRPGVDTSENNPTYHISPDMNFIGLGGRGGGLAEKIVVERRWVHPVGDVPLDQAALIEPLSVGYHAFQRSGAKAGNFALVGGAGPIGLLTCAVLKAMGVEVAVSELSPLRRQKALDAKVADHVIDPATTDVAEEVRRLTGGKGADVAFEATSVNVVLDTLFDAVKPGGVITVISIWGKPASIDMQKLVLKEVDLRGTIAYVNSHPQTIKLVQEGRIDLAPFITKTIGLDDLVGEGFETLIHHNETAVKILVDPRA; encoded by the coding sequence GTGAAGGCTGCACGCTATTACGACCGCGGTGACATCCGTATCGAGGATGTCCCGGAGCCCGCTGTCCGACCGGGCACGGTGGGCATCGACGTCGCGTACTGCGGGATCTGCGGCACGGACCTGCACGAGTACCTGGACGGACCGATCTTCGTGCCGCCGGCCGGCCATCCGCACCCGGTGTCGGGCGAGGCCGCCCCCGTGACCCTCGGCCACGAGATGTCCGGCACCGTCTACGCGGTGGGCGAGGGCGTCGAAGGCGTGAAGCCGGGCGACCGCGTCGTCGTGGAGCCCTACATCCTGCGCCCCGGCGTCGACACCAGCGAGAACAACCCGACCTACCACATCTCGCCCGACATGAACTTCATCGGGCTCGGCGGCCGCGGCGGCGGGCTCGCGGAGAAGATCGTCGTCGAGCGCCGTTGGGTCCACCCGGTCGGCGACGTCCCGCTGGACCAGGCTGCCCTGATCGAACCGCTCTCGGTGGGTTACCACGCCTTCCAGCGCTCGGGCGCGAAGGCGGGCAACTTCGCCCTCGTCGGCGGCGCCGGTCCCATCGGGCTGCTCACCTGCGCGGTCCTCAAGGCGATGGGCGTCGAGGTCGCGGTCTCCGAACTCAGCCCGCTGCGCCGCCAGAAGGCGCTGGACGCCAAGGTCGCCGACCACGTCATCGACCCCGCTACCACCGACGTCGCCGAGGAAGTCCGGCGTCTCACCGGCGGCAAGGGCGCGGACGTCGCCTTCGAGGCCACCTCCGTCAACGTGGTCCTCGATACGCTGTTCGACGCGGTGAAGCCGGGCGGTGTCATCACGGTCATCTCGATCTGGGGCAAGCCGGCCTCGATCGACATGCAGAAGCTCGTCCTCAAGGAGGTCGACCTGCGCGGCACCATCGCGTACGTCAACTCCCACCCGCAGACCATCAAGCTCGTGCAGGAAGGGCGCATCGACCTTGCGCCGTTCATCACGAAGACCATCGGACTGGACGACCTCGTCGGCGAGGGCTTCGAGACACTGATCCACCACAACGAGACCGCCGTCAAGATCCTGGTCGATCCCCGCGCCTGA
- a CDS encoding transposase gives MVQTCVVHLIRNSLRYASRRDRADIVRDLKPVCTAANEDQARTRLEEFAVKWGRKYPSMPGAWERAWSEFVPFLGLPDAIRQVVHTTNAIESPNARYRGAAQARGHFPNETAALKRLYLTTLPLNPTGRGRQRWNNRWKTALNEFDVLFDGRLTANRA, from the coding sequence GTGGTGCAGACCTGCGTGGTCCACCTGATCCGCAACAGCCTGCGCTACGCCTCGCGCCGCGACCGGGCCGATATCGTCCGCGACCTCAAGCCCGTCTGCACCGCCGCCAACGAGGACCAGGCTCGCACCCGGCTGGAAGAGTTCGCCGTGAAATGGGGCAGGAAGTACCCATCGATGCCCGGAGCCTGGGAACGGGCCTGGAGCGAGTTCGTACCCTTCCTCGGCCTGCCGGACGCGATCCGCCAGGTCGTCCACACCACGAACGCCATCGAGAGTCCGAACGCCCGCTACCGGGGCGCGGCCCAAGCCCGCGGCCACTTCCCCAATGAGACCGCCGCCCTCAAGCGCCTCTATCTGACCACCCTCCCCCTGAACCCCACCGGCCGCGGCCGCCAGCGCTGGAACAACCGCTGGAAGACCGCCCTCAACGAGTTCGACGTCCTCTTCGACGGCCGCCTCACCGCCAACCGAGCGTAG